One region of Oryzias latipes chromosome 6, ASM223467v1 genomic DNA includes:
- the prmt7 gene encoding protein arginine N-methyltransferase 7 isoform X1: protein MKTFCGRANPTTGALDWVEESEEYDYHQEIARSCYADMLHDHDRNEKYYQGIREAVARLKARGEKVIVLDIGTGTGLLSMMAVTAGADFCYAVEVFKPMAEAAQSIVERNGFSDKIKIINKHSTDVTVGAGGDMPTRANLLITELFDTELIGEGALPSYEHAHQHLVQEGCEAVPHRATVYAQLVESELLWGWAQLQPMEVKGVRLLPPPAVSRCAGAHSVCDIQLSQVSPASFKPLSPLCTMFSVDFSKPVSSAFQSHSAQFVARCSGRGQVVLSWWDLHMDPRGDVVCTMAPSWTYPHQKRAPWRDHWMQSVYFLPEESKVTEGDDLCLTVCHDDYSLWYSLQAHSRQDQQTEAPPPRPSCTCQAHLVWTRPRFGELNDGRRTESYVQALRSVLKEDAVCLSVSDGSLLPVFAHKLGAKKVYSLENSRMSKQLIEQVLGANAITGGVELLEIRADHLTRNDLGDEQISVLMGEPYFSTSLLPWHSLFFWYCRTALSGLLRPDATILPCSASLHVVAVEFQDLWRIRARCGRCEGFDVTPMDEMVQRSLDFRESREAEPHPLWEYPCRALTQSATAMTFDFTQCVPSQPISCQGSLPLIRTGCCQGVALWMEYQLTDDITVSTGLTAPISEQGDCEWSRHRKQAVYFLRSPWQSSGDGRAAVSYSFTFEPDSGDIKMDFSISAL from the exons ATGAAGACCTTCTGCGGCAGAGCGAACCCGACCACCGGAGCTCTGGACTGGGTGGAGGAGAGCGAGGAGTACGACTACCACCAGGAGATCGCTCG gtCCTGTTATGCTGATATGCTGCATGATCATGACAGG AATGAGAAGTATTATCAGGGAATCCGAGAGGCTGTGGCGAGACTGAAGGCTCGTGGCGAGAAGGTCATCGTCCTGGACATCGGGACAGGAACCGGCCTTCTGTCCATGATGGCCGTCACTGCCGGAGCTGACTTCTGCTACGCTGTGGAG gtttttaagCCCATGGCAGAAGCAGCTCAGAGCATCGTGGAGAGAAACGGCTTTTCCGACAAGATCAAGATAATCAACAAACACTCCACAGACGTCACAGTGGGAGCAG GTGGAGACATGCCGACGAGGGCCAACCTTCTGATCACAGAGCTCTTTGACACGGAGCTTATCGGTGAAGGAGCTCTGCCCAGTTATGAGCACGCTCACCAACACCTGGTTCAG GAGGGCTGCGAGGCCGTCCCTCACAGAGCGACCGTCTACGCCCAGCTGGTGGAGTCGGAGCTGCTGTGGGGCTGGGCGCAGCTGCAGCCGATGGAGGTGAAGGGTGTGCGTCTGCTTCCGCCGCCTGCCGTCAGCCGCTGCGCAGGCGCTCACTCGGTGTGCGACATCCAGCTGAGCCAGGTGTCCCCGGCCAGCTTCAAGCCGCTGAGTCCTCTCTGCACCATGTTCAG CGTGGACTTCAGCAAACCGGTGAGCAGCGCCTTCCAGTCCCACTCCGCCCAGTTTGTGGCGCGGTGTAGCGGCAGAGGTCAGGTGGTCCTGTCGTGGTGGGACCTCCATATGGATCCCCGAGGAGACGTTGTGTGCACCATGGCGCCCAGCTGGACGTATCCTCATCAGAAGAGGGCGCCA TGGCGTGATCACTGGATGCAGAGTGTCTACTTCCTGCCTGAGGAGAGTAAGGTGACGGAGGGGGACGATCTTTGTCTGACGGTCTGCCATGACGACTACAGTCTGTGGTACAGCCTGCAGGCTCACAG CCGGCAGGACCAGCAGACTGAAGCTCCTCCCCCTCGACCCAGCTGCACCTGCCAGGCTCACCTGGTCTGGACTCGGCCGCGGTTCGGCGAACTCAACGACGGGCGGCGTACGGAGAGTTACGTCCAAGCTCTGCGCAGC GTTCTGAAAGAGGACGCCGTCTGTCTGAGCGTCAGCGATGGAAGTCTGCTTCCTGTGTTTGCTCACAAGCTGGGAGCCAAGAAG GTCTACAGCTTGGAAAACTCCAGAATGTCCAAACAATTGATTGAGCAG GTGTTGGGGGCGAACGCCATAACGGGAGGTGTGGAGCTGCTGGAGATCCGAGCTGATCATTTGACCAGAAACGACCTCGGAGACGAACAA ATCTCGGTTTTGATGGGTGAGCCGTACTTCAGCACCAGCCTCTTACCGTGGCACTCCCTGTTCTTCTGGTACTGCCGCACCGCCCTGTCGGGCCTCTTGCGGCCCGACGCCACCATCCTGCCTTGTTCCGCCTCCCTCCATGTGGTGGCTGTGGAGTTCCAG gaCTTGTGGAGGATTCGAGCACGTTGTGGTCGTTGTGAAGGTTTCGATGTCACTCCCATGGATGAGATGGTTcag CGCTCTCTGGACTTCAGGGAGTCCCGGGAGGCGGAGCCTCACCCCTTATGGGAGTATCCATGCCGAGCTCTGACTCAGTCCGCCACCGCCATGACATTCGACTTCACTCAGTGTGTCCCCAGCCAGCCAATCAGTTGCCAGGGTTCACTGCCTCTGATCAG GACCGGTTGTTGCCAAGGAGTTGCGTTGTGGATGGAGTATCAACTGACTGATGACATCACTGTCAGCACAGGTCTAACTGCACCAATCAGTGAacag GGCGACTGTGAGTGGAGTCGGCACAGGAAGCAGGCCGTGTATTTCCTGCGGTCGCCATGGCAGAGTTCAGGTGACGGCAGAGCCGCCGTTTCTTACAGCTTCACCTTTGAACCCGACTCGGGTGACATCAAGATGGACTTCAGCATCAGTG
- the prmt7 gene encoding protein arginine N-methyltransferase 7 isoform X2, with protein MKTFCGRANPTTGALDWVEESEEYDYHQEIARSCYADMLHDHDRNEKYYQGIREAVARLKARGEKVIVLDIGTGTGLLSMMAVTAGADFCYAVEVFKPMAEAAQSIVERNGFSDKIKIINKHSTDVTVGAGGDMPTRANLLITELFDTELIGEGALPSYEHAHQHLVQEGCEAVPHRATVYAQLVESELLWGWAQLQPMEVKGVRLLPPPAVSRCAGAHSVCDIQLSQVSPASFKPLSPLCTMFSVDFSKPVSSAFQSHSAQFVARCSGRGQVVLSWWDLHMDPRGDVVCTMAPSWTYPHQKRAPWRDHWMQSVYFLPEESKVTEGDDLCLTVCHDDYSLWYSLQAHSRQDQQTEAPPPRPSCTCQAHLVWTRPRFGELNDGRRTESYVQALRSVLKEDAVCLSVSDGSLLPVFAHKLGAKKVYSLENSRMSKQLIEQVLGANAITGGVELLEIRADHLTRNDLGDEQISVLMGEPYFSTSLLPWHSLFFWYCRTALSGLLRPDATILPCSASLHVVAVEFQDLWRIRARCGRCEGFDVTPMDEMVQRSLDFRESREAEPHPLWEYPCRALTQSATAMTFDFTQCVPSQPISCQGSLPLIRTGCCQGVALWMEYQLTDDITVSTGLTAPISEQILI; from the exons ATGAAGACCTTCTGCGGCAGAGCGAACCCGACCACCGGAGCTCTGGACTGGGTGGAGGAGAGCGAGGAGTACGACTACCACCAGGAGATCGCTCG gtCCTGTTATGCTGATATGCTGCATGATCATGACAGG AATGAGAAGTATTATCAGGGAATCCGAGAGGCTGTGGCGAGACTGAAGGCTCGTGGCGAGAAGGTCATCGTCCTGGACATCGGGACAGGAACCGGCCTTCTGTCCATGATGGCCGTCACTGCCGGAGCTGACTTCTGCTACGCTGTGGAG gtttttaagCCCATGGCAGAAGCAGCTCAGAGCATCGTGGAGAGAAACGGCTTTTCCGACAAGATCAAGATAATCAACAAACACTCCACAGACGTCACAGTGGGAGCAG GTGGAGACATGCCGACGAGGGCCAACCTTCTGATCACAGAGCTCTTTGACACGGAGCTTATCGGTGAAGGAGCTCTGCCCAGTTATGAGCACGCTCACCAACACCTGGTTCAG GAGGGCTGCGAGGCCGTCCCTCACAGAGCGACCGTCTACGCCCAGCTGGTGGAGTCGGAGCTGCTGTGGGGCTGGGCGCAGCTGCAGCCGATGGAGGTGAAGGGTGTGCGTCTGCTTCCGCCGCCTGCCGTCAGCCGCTGCGCAGGCGCTCACTCGGTGTGCGACATCCAGCTGAGCCAGGTGTCCCCGGCCAGCTTCAAGCCGCTGAGTCCTCTCTGCACCATGTTCAG CGTGGACTTCAGCAAACCGGTGAGCAGCGCCTTCCAGTCCCACTCCGCCCAGTTTGTGGCGCGGTGTAGCGGCAGAGGTCAGGTGGTCCTGTCGTGGTGGGACCTCCATATGGATCCCCGAGGAGACGTTGTGTGCACCATGGCGCCCAGCTGGACGTATCCTCATCAGAAGAGGGCGCCA TGGCGTGATCACTGGATGCAGAGTGTCTACTTCCTGCCTGAGGAGAGTAAGGTGACGGAGGGGGACGATCTTTGTCTGACGGTCTGCCATGACGACTACAGTCTGTGGTACAGCCTGCAGGCTCACAG CCGGCAGGACCAGCAGACTGAAGCTCCTCCCCCTCGACCCAGCTGCACCTGCCAGGCTCACCTGGTCTGGACTCGGCCGCGGTTCGGCGAACTCAACGACGGGCGGCGTACGGAGAGTTACGTCCAAGCTCTGCGCAGC GTTCTGAAAGAGGACGCCGTCTGTCTGAGCGTCAGCGATGGAAGTCTGCTTCCTGTGTTTGCTCACAAGCTGGGAGCCAAGAAG GTCTACAGCTTGGAAAACTCCAGAATGTCCAAACAATTGATTGAGCAG GTGTTGGGGGCGAACGCCATAACGGGAGGTGTGGAGCTGCTGGAGATCCGAGCTGATCATTTGACCAGAAACGACCTCGGAGACGAACAA ATCTCGGTTTTGATGGGTGAGCCGTACTTCAGCACCAGCCTCTTACCGTGGCACTCCCTGTTCTTCTGGTACTGCCGCACCGCCCTGTCGGGCCTCTTGCGGCCCGACGCCACCATCCTGCCTTGTTCCGCCTCCCTCCATGTGGTGGCTGTGGAGTTCCAG gaCTTGTGGAGGATTCGAGCACGTTGTGGTCGTTGTGAAGGTTTCGATGTCACTCCCATGGATGAGATGGTTcag CGCTCTCTGGACTTCAGGGAGTCCCGGGAGGCGGAGCCTCACCCCTTATGGGAGTATCCATGCCGAGCTCTGACTCAGTCCGCCACCGCCATGACATTCGACTTCACTCAGTGTGTCCCCAGCCAGCCAATCAGTTGCCAGGGTTCACTGCCTCTGATCAG GACCGGTTGTTGCCAAGGAGTTGCGTTGTGGATGGAGTATCAACTGACTGATGACATCACTGTCAGCACAGGTCTAACTGCACCAATCAGTGAacag aTTTTGATCTGA
- the prmt7 gene encoding protein arginine N-methyltransferase 7 isoform X3, whose protein sequence is MKTFCGRANPTTGALDWVEESEEYDYHQEIARSCYADMLHDHDRNEKYYQGIREAVARLKARGEKVIVLDIGTGTGLLSMMAVTAGADFCYAVEVFKPMAEAAQSIVERNGFSDKIKIINKHSTDVTVGAGGDMPTRANLLITELFDTELIGEGALPSYEHAHQHLVQEGCEAVPHRATVYAQLVESELLWGWAQLQPMEVKGVRLLPPPAVSRCAGAHSVCDIQLSQVSPASFKPLSPLCTMFSVDFSKPVSSAFQSHSAQFVARCSGRGQVVLSWWDLHMDPRGDVVCTMAPSWTYPHQKRAPWRDHWMQSVYFLPEESKVTEGDDLCLTVCHDDYSLWYSLQAHSRQDQQTEAPPPRPSCTCQAHLVWTRPRFGELNDGRRTESYVQALRSVLKEDAVCLSVSDGSLLPVFAHKLGAKKVYSLENSRMSKQLIEQVLGANAITGGVELLEIRADHLTRNDLGDEQISVLMGEPYFSTSLLPWHSLFFWYCRTALSGLLRPDATILPCSASLHVVAVEFQDLWRIRARCGRCEGFDVTPMDEMVQTHLDSPALL, encoded by the exons ATGAAGACCTTCTGCGGCAGAGCGAACCCGACCACCGGAGCTCTGGACTGGGTGGAGGAGAGCGAGGAGTACGACTACCACCAGGAGATCGCTCG gtCCTGTTATGCTGATATGCTGCATGATCATGACAGG AATGAGAAGTATTATCAGGGAATCCGAGAGGCTGTGGCGAGACTGAAGGCTCGTGGCGAGAAGGTCATCGTCCTGGACATCGGGACAGGAACCGGCCTTCTGTCCATGATGGCCGTCACTGCCGGAGCTGACTTCTGCTACGCTGTGGAG gtttttaagCCCATGGCAGAAGCAGCTCAGAGCATCGTGGAGAGAAACGGCTTTTCCGACAAGATCAAGATAATCAACAAACACTCCACAGACGTCACAGTGGGAGCAG GTGGAGACATGCCGACGAGGGCCAACCTTCTGATCACAGAGCTCTTTGACACGGAGCTTATCGGTGAAGGAGCTCTGCCCAGTTATGAGCACGCTCACCAACACCTGGTTCAG GAGGGCTGCGAGGCCGTCCCTCACAGAGCGACCGTCTACGCCCAGCTGGTGGAGTCGGAGCTGCTGTGGGGCTGGGCGCAGCTGCAGCCGATGGAGGTGAAGGGTGTGCGTCTGCTTCCGCCGCCTGCCGTCAGCCGCTGCGCAGGCGCTCACTCGGTGTGCGACATCCAGCTGAGCCAGGTGTCCCCGGCCAGCTTCAAGCCGCTGAGTCCTCTCTGCACCATGTTCAG CGTGGACTTCAGCAAACCGGTGAGCAGCGCCTTCCAGTCCCACTCCGCCCAGTTTGTGGCGCGGTGTAGCGGCAGAGGTCAGGTGGTCCTGTCGTGGTGGGACCTCCATATGGATCCCCGAGGAGACGTTGTGTGCACCATGGCGCCCAGCTGGACGTATCCTCATCAGAAGAGGGCGCCA TGGCGTGATCACTGGATGCAGAGTGTCTACTTCCTGCCTGAGGAGAGTAAGGTGACGGAGGGGGACGATCTTTGTCTGACGGTCTGCCATGACGACTACAGTCTGTGGTACAGCCTGCAGGCTCACAG CCGGCAGGACCAGCAGACTGAAGCTCCTCCCCCTCGACCCAGCTGCACCTGCCAGGCTCACCTGGTCTGGACTCGGCCGCGGTTCGGCGAACTCAACGACGGGCGGCGTACGGAGAGTTACGTCCAAGCTCTGCGCAGC GTTCTGAAAGAGGACGCCGTCTGTCTGAGCGTCAGCGATGGAAGTCTGCTTCCTGTGTTTGCTCACAAGCTGGGAGCCAAGAAG GTCTACAGCTTGGAAAACTCCAGAATGTCCAAACAATTGATTGAGCAG GTGTTGGGGGCGAACGCCATAACGGGAGGTGTGGAGCTGCTGGAGATCCGAGCTGATCATTTGACCAGAAACGACCTCGGAGACGAACAA ATCTCGGTTTTGATGGGTGAGCCGTACTTCAGCACCAGCCTCTTACCGTGGCACTCCCTGTTCTTCTGGTACTGCCGCACCGCCCTGTCGGGCCTCTTGCGGCCCGACGCCACCATCCTGCCTTGTTCCGCCTCCCTCCATGTGGTGGCTGTGGAGTTCCAG gaCTTGTGGAGGATTCGAGCACGTTGTGGTCGTTGTGAAGGTTTCGATGTCACTCCCATGGATGAGATGGTTcag ACTCACCTGGACTCACCTGCCCTCCTCTGA